A genomic segment from Garra rufa chromosome 5, GarRuf1.0, whole genome shotgun sequence encodes:
- the arrdc1a gene encoding arrestin domain-containing protein 1a, which translates to MGKLQEFEITLNNNKTVYTPGESLTGTLKISIGQPIQCKAIKVNCQGFCGVTSKSNDTDWTEEEQYFSSSISIADKGTLKEGEHSFPFKFLLPAAAPTSFEGPYGRIIYRVRAFIDTPRFAKDYKIEKLFSMNNTVNLNEIPGIQEPNSSSVTKNFSYMLVKNGTVVLKAKSDMRGYIAGQIIKVFAEIENKSDKSTGHIVASLMQKVTYNTKKPTYDLRTVAEVEGPGVKGGQKSEWKEQIIVPSLNLSTLTDGNLIQICYYIQVYLKYPEVSLTLPIYIGSTAVDLTWPSHSPGVPPMPTPRNNPTPAPASASASAPAPASAPSPSPAATTVDSASPSLPPRPAPKPAPKPRPRSTCMFPSAPPADLYPELPDVASYNGEMPKRAQRESGSQAPVSPNAFSYAPGLSFRQRQSSSDPSAPPVGMSSSASLPPNYRSSAYPPEAPPSYEDSCNI; encoded by the exons ATGGGAAAACTTCAAGAATTCGAAATAACTCttaataacaacaaaacagtTTATACTCCAGGTGAATCTCTCACCGGAACTCTGAAAATCTCAATTGGACAGCCAATACAATGTAAAG CAATCAAAGTGAACTGCCAAGGCTTCTGCGGAGTCACCAGCAAATCTAATGACACAGACTGGACAGAGGAGGAGCAGTACTTCAGCAGCTCCATCTCAATAGCAGATAAAG GCACTCTGAAAGAAGGCGAGCACAGTTTTCCCTTCAAGTTTCTTTTGCCAG CTGCTGCACCAACATCGTTTGAAGGGCCATATGGACGGATTATATACAGAGTTCGGGCTTTCATAGACACGCCTCGTTTTGCAAAAGACTACAAGATAGAGAAACTCTTCTCTATGAACAACACAGTCAACCTGAATGAAATACCTGGTATACAG GAACCGAACTCATCCTCTGTAACCAAGAATTTCTCATACATGCTTGTGAAGAATGGGACAGTGGTGCTGAAAGCTAAGAGTGACATGCGAGGATATATCGCTGGGCAGATCATTAAAGTGTTCGCTGAGATTGAAAACAAATCTGATAAGTCAACAGGCCATATAGTTGCCAGTCTAATGCAG aaagttacatataatACCAAGAAGCCGACATATGACTTGCGGACAGTAGCAGAGGTAGAAGGACCTGGAGTTAAAGGTGGACAAAAATCTGAATGGAAAGAGCAGATAATTGTACCTTCTCTCAATCTGTCCACCCTGACTGATGGAAACCTCATCCAAATCTGCTACTACATTCAG GTCTATTTGAAATACCCAGAGGTGTCATTAACTTTGCCCATTTACATTGGAAGCACCGCAGTAGACCTAACTTGGCCTTCACACTCCCCGGGGGTTCCACCTATGCCAACCCCACGTAATAACCCCACCCCTGCCCCTGCCTCTGCCTCTGCCTCTGCCCCTGCCCCTGCCTCTGCCCCTTCTCCTTCTCCTGCTGCTACTACTGTCGACTCTGCCTCTCCCAGCCTACCACCACGTCCAGCCCCAAAACCTGCACCCAAACCCAGGCCTCGCAGCACCTGCATGTTCCCCAGTGCGCCTCCTGCTGATCTGTATCCAGAACTCCCAGATGTTGCTAGCTACAATGGGGAAATGCCAAAGAGAGCACAGCGTGAGTCTGGTTCCCAGGCTCCAGTGTCTCCTAATGCATTCAGCTACGCTCCTGGACTCAGCTTCAGACAGAGACAGAGCTCCAGCGACCCGTCAGCACCCCCCGTCGGCATGTCGTCTTCAGCGAGCCTGCCTCCAAACTATAGGAGTTCAGCATATCCACCTG AGGCTCCACCTTCTTATGAAGACAGCTGCAATATATAG
- the ehmt1a gene encoding histone-lysine N-methyltransferase EHMT1a isoform X1 has translation MAKSKKGMDSLADPPRKGRKSKSLGAAPKVGKQQSALGSTKSTGTNFLLLSGQTSLKLPAENIISGNHDSIQQDKQDAPGTQSSESGNAAKSIPTLSLPAARQEGDAQRGPEEFKAVNPAPPRLAWKTMVRSAPAPSALKTMNREKSVYERDVESSPTQHLSLPQELKDSTPTASKKKKRKMGLYNFVPKKKPKVSKKPNVSLSSSNEQEDSRTAGSKGGQMSIEEAFKNVISPEKPEKQTSAAEKEIAAEPHKHKETVDLPQGHVEEYTELPLHALAHESMFTSIPTGLPQDKENMETDDTLEPPLCSCRMEAPKNQDVVTLAEGKCMAVESVDGKLSLCRKVILKQEMMRPSLRIPLLVLCEDHRAGMVKHQSCPGCGFFCRAGTFMECQPDGNISHRFHRSCASLIRGQVYCPHCGEEASHAKEVTIPKPDCVNAVPTAAVPAHKRDTALMDRAKLDSVTVGGILDPAKESLESVLNALEDGKYKKFKLPPKQLYFSAKRGELQRILHMLVEGVDPNLRMDSEKRKTSLHCAAEEGHKEICHVLLQAGANLDMCDAEQRTPLMYACENNHLETVKYLLKAGASTGHKDMRGSTCLHLAARGGHTGVLQYLVSMPSIDVNCKDDGGWAPLTWATENTNLEQVKMLISAGADVQIRDKEENVCLHWAAFSGCDEIAQLLLDKRSDLHAVNIHGDSPLHIAVRQNQLDCVMLFLSRGADVNLKNKDSETPLDCCSINSKMWTILNTNKKLTDARRGRDSLRERLLCRDVSRGYEDIPVPCVNGVDHEPCPSNFKYVPENCFTSQVNIDENITHLQHCSCKDDCASSSCICGQLSMRCWYDKDGRLLKEFCRDDPPFLFECNHACSCWRTCRNRVIQNGLRIRLQVFRTERMGWGVRTLQDIPEGAFVCEFAGEIISDGEANVRENDSYMFNLDNKVGEVYCIDAQFYGNVSRFMNHLCEPNLFPVRVFTKHQDMRFPRIALYASKAIQAGDELGFDYGDAYWQIKKKYFCCQCGSAKCRYSEGVPGQNHADSSVRAPGDQTIAQVEHIQSANTTIAITQP, from the exons ATGGCCAAGTCCAAGAAAG GTATGGACAGCCTTGCGGACCCTCCGAGAAAAGGCAGGAAGTCCAAATCCCTCGGTGCAGCTCCAAAAGTTGGTAAACAACAGAGTGCTCTAGGCAGCACGAAGAGCACAGGGACCAACTTTCTGCTACTCTCTGGCCAGACATCCCTCAAGCTACCAGCTGAAAACATCATCTCAGGAAACCATGACTCTATCCAGCAAGATAAACAAGATGCTCCAGGAACACAGAGTTCTGAGTCTGGTAATGCTGCCAAGAGCATCCCCACTTTGTCCTTACCTGCAGCCAGACAGGAAGGGGATGCACAGAGAGGGCCGGAGGAGTTTAAAGCTGTGAATCCTGCTCCACCACGTTTGGCTTGGAAAACCATGGTTAGATCAGCACCAGCTCCATCTGCTCTGAAG ACAATGAACAGAGAGAAAAGTGTGTATGAGAGAGACGTGGAGTCCTCGCCCACACAGCATCTCAGTTTACCTCAGGAACTCAAAGACTCAACACCAACAG CCTccaagaagaagaaaagaaaaatgggCTTATATAATTTTGTTCCTAAAAAGAAACCAAAAGTGTCCAAGAAACCGAATGTCTCATTGTCCTCTTCAAATGAGCAG GAGGATTCACGTACCGCTGGATCCAAAGGTGGACAGATGTCCATTGAGGAGGCATTCAAAAATGTAATCAGTCCTGAGAAACCAGAGAAGCAGACTTCAGCGGCTGAGAAAGAAATTGCAGCAGAACCGCATAAGCACAAGGAAACAGTGGACCTTCCTCAAGGCCATGTTGAAGAATACACAGAGCTGCCTCTACATGCTCTGGCTCATGAAAGCATGTTCACATCAATACCCACAG GTTTGCCGCAGGATAAAGAGAACATGGAGACTGATGACACGTTGGAACCTCCGCTGTGTAGCTGTCGCATGGAGGCACCGAAGAACCAGGATGTAGTAACTCTTGCTGAGGGCAAGTGCATGGCTGTAGAGAGTGTTGATGGAAAG CTGAGTTTATGTCGGAAGGTGATTCTGAAGCAGGAAATGATGCGTCCCTCTCTAAGGATTCCATTGCTAGTGTTGTGCGAGGATCATCGTGCGGGTATGGTGAAACATCAGAGCTGCCCAGGCTGTGGTTTCTTCTGCAGGGCT GGTACGTTTATGGAGTGTCAGCCAGATGGGAACATCTCTCACCGCTTTCACCGGAGCTGTGCCTCTCTGATCCGAGGTCAGGTCTACTGCCCACACTGCGGTGAGGAGGCTAGTCATGCTAAGGAGGTCACAATCCCCAAACCAGACTGTGTTAATGCAGTGCCAACAGCTGCTGTGCCTGCCCACAAAAGAGACACCGCCTTAATGGA CAGGGCTAAATTGGACTCTGTAACTGTTGGTGGAATATTAGACCCTGCTAAAGAATCACTGGAAAGCGTTTTAAATGCACTCGAGGATGGGAA GTATAAGAAATTCAAGCTGCCCccaaagcagctttatttttctGCTAAGAGAGGAGAGCTCCAGAGGATCCTGCATATGCTGG TGGAAGGTGTGGATCCAAACTTGCGGATGGACAGCGAGAAGAGAAAGACTTCCTTGCATTGTGCTGCTGAGGAGGGGCATAAAGAGATCTGCCATGTACTATTGCAG GCTGGTGCAAACCTGGACATGTGTGATGCAGAGCAGAGAACTCCTCTGATGTACGCCTGTGAGAACAATCATCTAGAAACAGTGAAATACTTACTGAAAGCTGGTGCTTCTACTGGGCATAAG GATATGAGAGGCTCTACATGTCTTCACTTGGCAGCTAGAGGAGGACACACAGGTGTGCTGCAGTATCTTGTGTCCATGCCATCCATAGACGTCAACTGTAAG GATGATGGTGGTTGGGCTCCTCTTACCTGGGCAACTGAAAACACGAATCTAGAACAGGTGAAGATGCTGATCTCAGCAGGAGCTGATGTCCAAATAAGAGACAAG GAGGAGAACGTCTGCCTCCACTGGGCAGCATTCTCCGGCTGTGATGAGATTGCTCAGCTGCTGCTTGACAAGAGATCTGACCTACACGCTGTGAACATCCATGGAGACTCACCTCTACACATTGCTGTCAGACAGAACCAGCTGGACTGTGTAAT GCTGTTTCTTTCACGGGGAGCGGATGTAAATCTGAAGAACAAGGATAGCGAGACTCCTTTGGACTGCTGTAGTATAAATTCCAAGATGTGGACAATCCTCAACACCAATAAGAAGCTGACAGATGCTAGGAGAGGCAGAGACAGCCTAAGAGAAAGACTCCTCTGCAG AGATGTGTCCCGAGGCTATGAGGACATCCCAGTGCCTTGTGTGAATGGGGTGGACCATGAGCCCTGCCCCAGCAACTTCAAATACGTTCCAGAAAACTGTTTTACCTCTCAAGTGAATATAGACGAGAACATAACGCACTTACAG CACTGCAGTTGTAAAGATGACTGTGCATCAAGCAGCTGTATCTGTGGCCAGCTCAGCATGCGCTGTTGGTATGACAAG GATGGACGCTTGTTGAAAGAGTTCTGCAGGGATGATCCACCCTTTCTGTTTGAGTGTAACCATGCCTGTTCCTGTTGGAGAACATGCCGAAATAGAGTCATACAGAATGGCCTTCG GATCAGACTGCAGGTGTTTAGGACTGAGAGAATGGGCTGGGGGGTCCGAACACTGCAGGATATTCCTGAAGGAGCTTTCGTATGCGA GTTTGCAGGTGAAATCATTTCAGATGGAGAAGCTAATGTTCGGGAAAATGACTCGTACATGTTCAACCTTGACAATAAG gTCGGAGAGGTCTACTGCATTGATGCCCAGTTTTATGGTAATGTTAGTAGGTTTATGAATCATCTTTGCGAACCCAACCTATTCCCGGTACGGGTGTTCACCAAACACCAGGACATGCGCTTTCCTCGAATTGCACTCTATGCAAGCAAGGCTATTCAAGCTGGAGACGAGCTTGG GTTTGACTATGGTGATGCCTACTGGCAAATCAAGAAAAAGTACTTTTGTTGTCAGTGTGGCTCTGCGAAATGTAGATACTCTGAAGGTGTTCCAGGCCAAAACCACGCAGACAGCTCAGTCCGAGCGCCCGGTGATCAGACCATTGCTCAGGTGGAACACATCCAGTCAGCTAACACAACTATAGCAATAACTCAACCCTGA
- the ehmt1a gene encoding histone-lysine N-methyltransferase EHMT1a isoform X2 translates to MAKSKKGMDSLADPPRKGRKSKSLGAAPKVGKQQSALGSTKSTGTNFLLLSGQTSLKLPAENIISGNHDSIQQDKQDAPGTQSSESGNAAKSIPTLSLPAARQEGDAQRGPEEFKAVNPAPPRLAWKTMVRSAPAPSALKTMNREKSVYERDVESSPTQHLSLPQELKDSTPTASKKKKRKMGLYNFVPKKKPKVSKKPNVSLSSSNEQEDSRTAGSKGGQMSIEEAFKNVISPEKPEKQTSAAEKEIAAEPHKHKETVDLPQGHVEEYTELPLHALAHESMFTSIPTGLPQDKENMETDDTLEPPLCSCRMEAPKNQDVVTLAEGKCMAVESVDGKLSLCRKVILKQEMMRPSLRIPLLVLCEDHRAGMVKHQSCPGCGFFCRAGTFMECQPDGNISHRFHRSCASLIRGQVYCPHCGEEASHAKEVTIPKPDCVNAVPTAAVPAHKRDTALMEAKLDSVTVGGILDPAKESLESVLNALEDGKYKKFKLPPKQLYFSAKRGELQRILHMLVEGVDPNLRMDSEKRKTSLHCAAEEGHKEICHVLLQAGANLDMCDAEQRTPLMYACENNHLETVKYLLKAGASTGHKDMRGSTCLHLAARGGHTGVLQYLVSMPSIDVNCKDDGGWAPLTWATENTNLEQVKMLISAGADVQIRDKEENVCLHWAAFSGCDEIAQLLLDKRSDLHAVNIHGDSPLHIAVRQNQLDCVMLFLSRGADVNLKNKDSETPLDCCSINSKMWTILNTNKKLTDARRGRDSLRERLLCRDVSRGYEDIPVPCVNGVDHEPCPSNFKYVPENCFTSQVNIDENITHLQHCSCKDDCASSSCICGQLSMRCWYDKDGRLLKEFCRDDPPFLFECNHACSCWRTCRNRVIQNGLRIRLQVFRTERMGWGVRTLQDIPEGAFVCEFAGEIISDGEANVRENDSYMFNLDNKVGEVYCIDAQFYGNVSRFMNHLCEPNLFPVRVFTKHQDMRFPRIALYASKAIQAGDELGFDYGDAYWQIKKKYFCCQCGSAKCRYSEGVPGQNHADSSVRAPGDQTIAQVEHIQSANTTIAITQP, encoded by the exons ATGGCCAAGTCCAAGAAAG GTATGGACAGCCTTGCGGACCCTCCGAGAAAAGGCAGGAAGTCCAAATCCCTCGGTGCAGCTCCAAAAGTTGGTAAACAACAGAGTGCTCTAGGCAGCACGAAGAGCACAGGGACCAACTTTCTGCTACTCTCTGGCCAGACATCCCTCAAGCTACCAGCTGAAAACATCATCTCAGGAAACCATGACTCTATCCAGCAAGATAAACAAGATGCTCCAGGAACACAGAGTTCTGAGTCTGGTAATGCTGCCAAGAGCATCCCCACTTTGTCCTTACCTGCAGCCAGACAGGAAGGGGATGCACAGAGAGGGCCGGAGGAGTTTAAAGCTGTGAATCCTGCTCCACCACGTTTGGCTTGGAAAACCATGGTTAGATCAGCACCAGCTCCATCTGCTCTGAAG ACAATGAACAGAGAGAAAAGTGTGTATGAGAGAGACGTGGAGTCCTCGCCCACACAGCATCTCAGTTTACCTCAGGAACTCAAAGACTCAACACCAACAG CCTccaagaagaagaaaagaaaaatgggCTTATATAATTTTGTTCCTAAAAAGAAACCAAAAGTGTCCAAGAAACCGAATGTCTCATTGTCCTCTTCAAATGAGCAG GAGGATTCACGTACCGCTGGATCCAAAGGTGGACAGATGTCCATTGAGGAGGCATTCAAAAATGTAATCAGTCCTGAGAAACCAGAGAAGCAGACTTCAGCGGCTGAGAAAGAAATTGCAGCAGAACCGCATAAGCACAAGGAAACAGTGGACCTTCCTCAAGGCCATGTTGAAGAATACACAGAGCTGCCTCTACATGCTCTGGCTCATGAAAGCATGTTCACATCAATACCCACAG GTTTGCCGCAGGATAAAGAGAACATGGAGACTGATGACACGTTGGAACCTCCGCTGTGTAGCTGTCGCATGGAGGCACCGAAGAACCAGGATGTAGTAACTCTTGCTGAGGGCAAGTGCATGGCTGTAGAGAGTGTTGATGGAAAG CTGAGTTTATGTCGGAAGGTGATTCTGAAGCAGGAAATGATGCGTCCCTCTCTAAGGATTCCATTGCTAGTGTTGTGCGAGGATCATCGTGCGGGTATGGTGAAACATCAGAGCTGCCCAGGCTGTGGTTTCTTCTGCAGGGCT GGTACGTTTATGGAGTGTCAGCCAGATGGGAACATCTCTCACCGCTTTCACCGGAGCTGTGCCTCTCTGATCCGAGGTCAGGTCTACTGCCCACACTGCGGTGAGGAGGCTAGTCATGCTAAGGAGGTCACAATCCCCAAACCAGACTGTGTTAATGCAGTGCCAACAGCTGCTGTGCCTGCCCACAAAAGAGACACCGCCTTAATGGA GGCTAAATTGGACTCTGTAACTGTTGGTGGAATATTAGACCCTGCTAAAGAATCACTGGAAAGCGTTTTAAATGCACTCGAGGATGGGAA GTATAAGAAATTCAAGCTGCCCccaaagcagctttatttttctGCTAAGAGAGGAGAGCTCCAGAGGATCCTGCATATGCTGG TGGAAGGTGTGGATCCAAACTTGCGGATGGACAGCGAGAAGAGAAAGACTTCCTTGCATTGTGCTGCTGAGGAGGGGCATAAAGAGATCTGCCATGTACTATTGCAG GCTGGTGCAAACCTGGACATGTGTGATGCAGAGCAGAGAACTCCTCTGATGTACGCCTGTGAGAACAATCATCTAGAAACAGTGAAATACTTACTGAAAGCTGGTGCTTCTACTGGGCATAAG GATATGAGAGGCTCTACATGTCTTCACTTGGCAGCTAGAGGAGGACACACAGGTGTGCTGCAGTATCTTGTGTCCATGCCATCCATAGACGTCAACTGTAAG GATGATGGTGGTTGGGCTCCTCTTACCTGGGCAACTGAAAACACGAATCTAGAACAGGTGAAGATGCTGATCTCAGCAGGAGCTGATGTCCAAATAAGAGACAAG GAGGAGAACGTCTGCCTCCACTGGGCAGCATTCTCCGGCTGTGATGAGATTGCTCAGCTGCTGCTTGACAAGAGATCTGACCTACACGCTGTGAACATCCATGGAGACTCACCTCTACACATTGCTGTCAGACAGAACCAGCTGGACTGTGTAAT GCTGTTTCTTTCACGGGGAGCGGATGTAAATCTGAAGAACAAGGATAGCGAGACTCCTTTGGACTGCTGTAGTATAAATTCCAAGATGTGGACAATCCTCAACACCAATAAGAAGCTGACAGATGCTAGGAGAGGCAGAGACAGCCTAAGAGAAAGACTCCTCTGCAG AGATGTGTCCCGAGGCTATGAGGACATCCCAGTGCCTTGTGTGAATGGGGTGGACCATGAGCCCTGCCCCAGCAACTTCAAATACGTTCCAGAAAACTGTTTTACCTCTCAAGTGAATATAGACGAGAACATAACGCACTTACAG CACTGCAGTTGTAAAGATGACTGTGCATCAAGCAGCTGTATCTGTGGCCAGCTCAGCATGCGCTGTTGGTATGACAAG GATGGACGCTTGTTGAAAGAGTTCTGCAGGGATGATCCACCCTTTCTGTTTGAGTGTAACCATGCCTGTTCCTGTTGGAGAACATGCCGAAATAGAGTCATACAGAATGGCCTTCG GATCAGACTGCAGGTGTTTAGGACTGAGAGAATGGGCTGGGGGGTCCGAACACTGCAGGATATTCCTGAAGGAGCTTTCGTATGCGA GTTTGCAGGTGAAATCATTTCAGATGGAGAAGCTAATGTTCGGGAAAATGACTCGTACATGTTCAACCTTGACAATAAG gTCGGAGAGGTCTACTGCATTGATGCCCAGTTTTATGGTAATGTTAGTAGGTTTATGAATCATCTTTGCGAACCCAACCTATTCCCGGTACGGGTGTTCACCAAACACCAGGACATGCGCTTTCCTCGAATTGCACTCTATGCAAGCAAGGCTATTCAAGCTGGAGACGAGCTTGG GTTTGACTATGGTGATGCCTACTGGCAAATCAAGAAAAAGTACTTTTGTTGTCAGTGTGGCTCTGCGAAATGTAGATACTCTGAAGGTGTTCCAGGCCAAAACCACGCAGACAGCTCAGTCCGAGCGCCCGGTGATCAGACCATTGCTCAGGTGGAACACATCCAGTCAGCTAACACAACTATAGCAATAACTCAACCCTGA
- the ehmt1a gene encoding histone-lysine N-methyltransferase EHMT1a isoform X3 — translation MAKSKKGMDSLADPPRKGRKSKSLGAAPKVGKQQSALGSTKSTGTNFLLLSGQTSLKLPAENIISGNHDSIQQDKQDAPGTQSSESGNAAKSIPTLSLPAARQEGDAQRGPEEFKAVNPAPPRLAWKTMVRSAPAPSALKEDSRTAGSKGGQMSIEEAFKNVISPEKPEKQTSAAEKEIAAEPHKHKETVDLPQGHVEEYTELPLHALAHESMFTSIPTGLPQDKENMETDDTLEPPLCSCRMEAPKNQDVVTLAEGKCMAVESVDGKLSLCRKVILKQEMMRPSLRIPLLVLCEDHRAGMVKHQSCPGCGFFCRAGTFMECQPDGNISHRFHRSCASLIRGQVYCPHCGEEASHAKEVTIPKPDCVNAVPTAAVPAHKRDTALMDRAKLDSVTVGGILDPAKESLESVLNALEDGKYKKFKLPPKQLYFSAKRGELQRILHMLVEGVDPNLRMDSEKRKTSLHCAAEEGHKEICHVLLQAGANLDMCDAEQRTPLMYACENNHLETVKYLLKAGASTGHKDMRGSTCLHLAARGGHTGVLQYLVSMPSIDVNCKDDGGWAPLTWATENTNLEQVKMLISAGADVQIRDKEENVCLHWAAFSGCDEIAQLLLDKRSDLHAVNIHGDSPLHIAVRQNQLDCVMLFLSRGADVNLKNKDSETPLDCCSINSKMWTILNTNKKLTDARRGRDSLRERLLCRDVSRGYEDIPVPCVNGVDHEPCPSNFKYVPENCFTSQVNIDENITHLQHCSCKDDCASSSCICGQLSMRCWYDKDGRLLKEFCRDDPPFLFECNHACSCWRTCRNRVIQNGLRIRLQVFRTERMGWGVRTLQDIPEGAFVCEFAGEIISDGEANVRENDSYMFNLDNKVGEVYCIDAQFYGNVSRFMNHLCEPNLFPVRVFTKHQDMRFPRIALYASKAIQAGDELGFDYGDAYWQIKKKYFCCQCGSAKCRYSEGVPGQNHADSSVRAPGDQTIAQVEHIQSANTTIAITQP, via the exons ATGGCCAAGTCCAAGAAAG GTATGGACAGCCTTGCGGACCCTCCGAGAAAAGGCAGGAAGTCCAAATCCCTCGGTGCAGCTCCAAAAGTTGGTAAACAACAGAGTGCTCTAGGCAGCACGAAGAGCACAGGGACCAACTTTCTGCTACTCTCTGGCCAGACATCCCTCAAGCTACCAGCTGAAAACATCATCTCAGGAAACCATGACTCTATCCAGCAAGATAAACAAGATGCTCCAGGAACACAGAGTTCTGAGTCTGGTAATGCTGCCAAGAGCATCCCCACTTTGTCCTTACCTGCAGCCAGACAGGAAGGGGATGCACAGAGAGGGCCGGAGGAGTTTAAAGCTGTGAATCCTGCTCCACCACGTTTGGCTTGGAAAACCATGGTTAGATCAGCACCAGCTCCATCTGCTCTGAAG GAGGATTCACGTACCGCTGGATCCAAAGGTGGACAGATGTCCATTGAGGAGGCATTCAAAAATGTAATCAGTCCTGAGAAACCAGAGAAGCAGACTTCAGCGGCTGAGAAAGAAATTGCAGCAGAACCGCATAAGCACAAGGAAACAGTGGACCTTCCTCAAGGCCATGTTGAAGAATACACAGAGCTGCCTCTACATGCTCTGGCTCATGAAAGCATGTTCACATCAATACCCACAG GTTTGCCGCAGGATAAAGAGAACATGGAGACTGATGACACGTTGGAACCTCCGCTGTGTAGCTGTCGCATGGAGGCACCGAAGAACCAGGATGTAGTAACTCTTGCTGAGGGCAAGTGCATGGCTGTAGAGAGTGTTGATGGAAAG CTGAGTTTATGTCGGAAGGTGATTCTGAAGCAGGAAATGATGCGTCCCTCTCTAAGGATTCCATTGCTAGTGTTGTGCGAGGATCATCGTGCGGGTATGGTGAAACATCAGAGCTGCCCAGGCTGTGGTTTCTTCTGCAGGGCT GGTACGTTTATGGAGTGTCAGCCAGATGGGAACATCTCTCACCGCTTTCACCGGAGCTGTGCCTCTCTGATCCGAGGTCAGGTCTACTGCCCACACTGCGGTGAGGAGGCTAGTCATGCTAAGGAGGTCACAATCCCCAAACCAGACTGTGTTAATGCAGTGCCAACAGCTGCTGTGCCTGCCCACAAAAGAGACACCGCCTTAATGGA CAGGGCTAAATTGGACTCTGTAACTGTTGGTGGAATATTAGACCCTGCTAAAGAATCACTGGAAAGCGTTTTAAATGCACTCGAGGATGGGAA GTATAAGAAATTCAAGCTGCCCccaaagcagctttatttttctGCTAAGAGAGGAGAGCTCCAGAGGATCCTGCATATGCTGG TGGAAGGTGTGGATCCAAACTTGCGGATGGACAGCGAGAAGAGAAAGACTTCCTTGCATTGTGCTGCTGAGGAGGGGCATAAAGAGATCTGCCATGTACTATTGCAG GCTGGTGCAAACCTGGACATGTGTGATGCAGAGCAGAGAACTCCTCTGATGTACGCCTGTGAGAACAATCATCTAGAAACAGTGAAATACTTACTGAAAGCTGGTGCTTCTACTGGGCATAAG GATATGAGAGGCTCTACATGTCTTCACTTGGCAGCTAGAGGAGGACACACAGGTGTGCTGCAGTATCTTGTGTCCATGCCATCCATAGACGTCAACTGTAAG GATGATGGTGGTTGGGCTCCTCTTACCTGGGCAACTGAAAACACGAATCTAGAACAGGTGAAGATGCTGATCTCAGCAGGAGCTGATGTCCAAATAAGAGACAAG GAGGAGAACGTCTGCCTCCACTGGGCAGCATTCTCCGGCTGTGATGAGATTGCTCAGCTGCTGCTTGACAAGAGATCTGACCTACACGCTGTGAACATCCATGGAGACTCACCTCTACACATTGCTGTCAGACAGAACCAGCTGGACTGTGTAAT GCTGTTTCTTTCACGGGGAGCGGATGTAAATCTGAAGAACAAGGATAGCGAGACTCCTTTGGACTGCTGTAGTATAAATTCCAAGATGTGGACAATCCTCAACACCAATAAGAAGCTGACAGATGCTAGGAGAGGCAGAGACAGCCTAAGAGAAAGACTCCTCTGCAG AGATGTGTCCCGAGGCTATGAGGACATCCCAGTGCCTTGTGTGAATGGGGTGGACCATGAGCCCTGCCCCAGCAACTTCAAATACGTTCCAGAAAACTGTTTTACCTCTCAAGTGAATATAGACGAGAACATAACGCACTTACAG CACTGCAGTTGTAAAGATGACTGTGCATCAAGCAGCTGTATCTGTGGCCAGCTCAGCATGCGCTGTTGGTATGACAAG GATGGACGCTTGTTGAAAGAGTTCTGCAGGGATGATCCACCCTTTCTGTTTGAGTGTAACCATGCCTGTTCCTGTTGGAGAACATGCCGAAATAGAGTCATACAGAATGGCCTTCG GATCAGACTGCAGGTGTTTAGGACTGAGAGAATGGGCTGGGGGGTCCGAACACTGCAGGATATTCCTGAAGGAGCTTTCGTATGCGA GTTTGCAGGTGAAATCATTTCAGATGGAGAAGCTAATGTTCGGGAAAATGACTCGTACATGTTCAACCTTGACAATAAG gTCGGAGAGGTCTACTGCATTGATGCCCAGTTTTATGGTAATGTTAGTAGGTTTATGAATCATCTTTGCGAACCCAACCTATTCCCGGTACGGGTGTTCACCAAACACCAGGACATGCGCTTTCCTCGAATTGCACTCTATGCAAGCAAGGCTATTCAAGCTGGAGACGAGCTTGG GTTTGACTATGGTGATGCCTACTGGCAAATCAAGAAAAAGTACTTTTGTTGTCAGTGTGGCTCTGCGAAATGTAGATACTCTGAAGGTGTTCCAGGCCAAAACCACGCAGACAGCTCAGTCCGAGCGCCCGGTGATCAGACCATTGCTCAGGTGGAACACATCCAGTCAGCTAACACAACTATAGCAATAACTCAACCCTGA